The DNA window CCTCACGGGTGCGTTCGCCGACGCCGGCGAACACCGAATAACCACCGTGCGCCTTGGCGACGTTGTTGATCAGCTCCTGGATCAGCACCGTCTTGCCGACGCCAGCGCCGCCGAACAGGCCGATCTTGCCGCCACGGGCGTAGGGAGCGAGCAGGTCGACCACCTTGATGCCGGTGACCAGGATCTCGGATTCCGTCGACTGGTCGGTGTAGTCGGGGGCTTCCTGATGGATGGAGCGGCGTTCCTCGCCGATGATCGGGCCGACTTCGTCAACGGACTCGCCGATGACGTTCATGATGCGGCCGAGGCAGGCATCGCCGACCGGCACCGAGATCGGCTTGCCGGTATCGAGAACCTCGTGGCCGCGTACCAGGCCTTCCGTGGTGTCCATGGCGATGGTGCGGACGGTGTTCTCGCCAAGGTGCTGTGCAACCTCGAGAACCAGCCTGTGGTCGCCGTTCTTGGTCTCGAGCGCGTTCAGAATGGCCGGCAGGTGTCCGTCGAACTTGACGTCGATGACGGCGCCAATGACCTGGGTGATGCGTCCGATATGTGTGTCAGCCATCGCTGTGGTCCTTGATCGAAGTTGCGGTCAGAGCGCCTCGGCGCCCGAAATGATTTCAACGAGCTCGGTGGTGATCTTGGCCTGGCGCGTACGGTTGTAGGTGATCGACAGACGATCGATCATATCGCCGGCGTTGCGCGTGGCATTGTCCATGGCGGTCATCTTGGCGCCCATCTCGCCGGCGGCATTCTCGAGCAGAGCTGTGAAAAGCTCCACGGCGATGTAGCGCGGCAGCATGGTTTTTAGGATTTCCGCCTCGTCCGGCTCGAATTCGTAGACGGCCTCCGAGGCGGCAGCCGAAGCGTCGATCTTGACCGGCAGGAGCTGCTTGGCGGTGGGGATCTGATTGATCACCGATTTGAATTCGGAATAAAACAGCGTGCAGACGTCGAACTCGCCGGCTTCGTAGAGGTCGACGATGCGCTTCTGAAGGCCAGTGGCGATGCCGAAGGTGATGGTCTTCACCTCGCGAAGCTCGACACGATCGATGATACGGTTGCCGTGGTCGCGCTTCAGGGCATCAGCACCCTTCTTGCCAACGGTGATGATCTTCACCGTCTTGCCAGCAGCGAGCAGGGCGGCGGCGCGCTCGCGCGCCAGTCGAACGATCGACGAGTTGAATCCACCGCAAAGGCCGCGATCGGCGGTGCAGACGACAAGGAGATGCACCTCATCGCGGCCGGTGCCGGCAAAAAGGCGCGGCGCATCATCGCGGCCGGCCATGGCGCCGGCAAGATTGGCGACCACCGCACCAAGCCGGCGGGCGTAGGGACGGGCGGCGACCGCCGCCTCCTGCGCGCGGCGCAGCTTCGCCGCGGCGACCATCTGCATCGCCTTGGTGATCTTCTGCGTCGCCTTCACCGAAGCGATGCGGTTCTTGAGTTCTTTCAAGCTAGCCATATCGGCTCCTGCCCGTCGGGCATCGGGGCGCGGGAGAGAAGGGCGTCTGCCGCCCTTCTCGGTTCATCCAGCGATGTCGTCAGACAAAAGTCTTGGCGAAGGTCGAAATCGCTTCGTGGAGCTTGCCGCGAAGCTCGTCCGAGAGCTGCTTCTCCGCCCAGATGCGATCGAGGATGTCGGTGTGCTTCTCGCGCAGGAAACGCAGGAGGCCTTCCTCGAAGGGGCGCACCTTGGACAGCGCCAGCGGATCGAGGAAGCCGGAAACGCCGGCGAAGATCACGGCCACTTCTTCCTGGGTCTTCAGCGGCGAGAACTGCGGCTGCTTCAGGAGTTCGGTGAGGCGGGCGCCGCGGTTGAGCAGACGCTGGGTCGAGGCGTCGAGATCGGAACCGAACTGAGCGAAGGCGGCCATTTCGCGATACTGGGCCAGCTCGCCCTTGATGGTACCGGCAACCTGCTTCATGGCCTTGATCTGGGCCGAAGAGCCGACGCGCGACACCGAAAGGCCGACGTTCACGGCAGGGCGGATGCCCTGGTAGAACAGCGAGGTCTCCAGGAAGATCTGACCGTCGGTGATCGAAATGACGTTGGTCGGAATGTAGGCCGACACGTCGTTGGCCTGCGTCTCGATGACCGGCAACGCGGTGAGCGAGCCGGAGCCATTGTCTTCGTTGAGCTTGGCGGCACGCTCGAGCAGACGGGAGTGCAGGTAGAACACGTCGCCAGGGAAGGCTTCGCGTCCCGGCGGACGGCGCAGCAGCAGCGACATCTGGCGATAGGCGACGGCCTGCTTAGTTAGGTCGTCGTAGGCGATCAGGGCGTGCATGCCGTTGTCGCGGAAATACTCGCCCATGGCGCAACCGGCGAAGGGCGCGATGTACTGCATCGGCGCCGGATCGGAGGCGGTGGCGGCAACGACGATCGAATACTTGAGCGCGCCGGCGTCCTCGAGCTTCTTGACGAACTGCGCGACGGTGGACCGCTTCTGACCGATGGCGACATAGACGCAGTAGAGCTTCTGCTTCTCGTCGCCGCCCTCATGCAGAGACTTCTGATTGAGGAACGTATCAAGAATGATGGCGGTCTTGCCGGTCTGGCGGTCGCCGATCACCAGCTCGCGCTGGCCACGGCCGATCGGGATCATCGCGTCGATGGCCTTGAGGCCGGTCGACATCGGCTCGTGCACCGACTTGCGCGGGATGATGCCGGGCGCCTTGACGTCGACGCGGGCCCGAGTCTCGTATTCGATGGGGCCCTTGCCGTCGATCGGATTGCCGAGCGCGTCGACGACGCGGCCGAGCAGGCCGCGACCGATCGGCACGTCGACGATGGAGCCGGTGCGCTTGACCGTGTCGCCTTCCTTGATGTCGCGGTCGGTACCGAAGATGACGACGCCAACGTTGTCGCTTTCGAGGTTGAGCGCCATGCCGCGGATGCCGCCGGGGAACTCGACCAGCTCGCCCGCCTGGACGTTGTCGAGACCGTAGACACGGGCGATGCCGTCACCAACGGAGAGAACCTGGCCGACCTCGGATACTTCGGCGTTGCGGCCGAAGTTCTTGATCTGCTCCTTGAGGATTGCGGAAATTTCCGCGGCTCGGATATCCATCAGCCGACCTCTTTCAATGCAATCTTGAGTGCGTCGAGTTTCGTTTTGAGCGACGTGTCGATCATGCGCGAGCCGAGCTTGACGACGAGTCCGCCGATCAGCGACGGGTCGACGTCGAGTTCAACATGAACCGACTTGCCGGATATGTCGGCCAGCGCGCCCTTGATATCGGCAAGCTGGCCATCGGAAAGGGGGATCGCCGACACGATACCGGCCGTCACTTCGCCACGCCGATCGGCGAGCATCTGACGGAAACCGCGGAACATGTGGGACATGACCGACAGCCGGTTGTTGGTGGCGACGAGCTTGATGAAGTTGCTCAAGGTCACGCCGATACCGGCGGCCTCGACAATGGCGCTGATGGCGCGGAGCTGCTCCTCGGTGCTGAACACCTGCGACTTCATCAGGCGGCGGAGGTCGGCGCTTTCGTGGCGCATAGTCTCGAAACGGGCGATGTCCGCCTCAACGATTTCAAGCTCGCCGGTCTCGCTCGCCAACTCAAACAGGGCCGTGGCATAACGTTCGGCGACCCCGAAGACCATCGTTTCCGCATCGCTCACGTAAGAACCCCTCATCGGTGCGAACCATCAAAGGTTCACCCGGCTGAACGCTTTGAAGATATTCGCATAATAGAATACGACGGCGGCACGGCACACGGCCCCGCAGCGAACTTGGCACCGTCTACCACAGGAGTTTCCCTCACGCAACGCGTTCACTGGATTCAGGAATTCGGTTTTTTGCGCGGATATCCTTAGGTAAATGGCCGCTTGGGACATCCCCTTAAAAAATGCTTATCCTAAAGTCGAATGCTTTATCGTTTTAGATGGCGTTGACCCTAGCCCACGAAGCCGTCGCATTGCGAGCTGATTCCGATCCTCACAGGAAACTTTGCGGATCGACATCGACATAAGCCTCGACACCGCGCGTTGGCCGGTCGGCGGCGGCGATCCAGGCTCGCATATAGGCCGACAGATCGGTATCGCGTCCCGAATGGGCGATCAGGCGAAAGCGGTGGCGTCCGCGCACGACGGCCAGCGCCGCCTCTGCCGGGCCAAGCACTTCAACCGCCGGATCGCGTGGCGCCATACGGGCAAGGTGGCGGGCGTGGTCCTCGGCAAGCTCGCGGCTTGGTCCGGAGACCAGAATCGCCGCGAGGCGACCGAAAGGCGGCATGGCCGATCGCTCGCGCTCGGCAAGCTCGGTGCGATAGAAACGTTCGCCATCGCCGGAGACCAACGCCTCGATCACCGGGCTTT is part of the Pleomorphomonas sp. PLEO genome and encodes:
- a CDS encoding F0F1 ATP synthase subunit gamma, whose translation is MASLKELKNRIASVKATQKITKAMQMVAAAKLRRAQEAAVAARPYARRLGAVVANLAGAMAGRDDAPRLFAGTGRDEVHLLVVCTADRGLCGGFNSSIVRLARERAAALLAAGKTVKIITVGKKGADALKRDHGNRIIDRVELREVKTITFGIATGLQKRIVDLYEAGEFDVCTLFYSEFKSVINQIPTAKQLLPVKIDASAAASEAVYEFEPDEAEILKTMLPRYIAVELFTALLENAAGEMGAKMTAMDNATRNAGDMIDRLSITYNRTRQAKITTELVEIISGAEAL
- the atpA gene encoding F0F1 ATP synthase subunit alpha, with product MDIRAAEISAILKEQIKNFGRNAEVSEVGQVLSVGDGIARVYGLDNVQAGELVEFPGGIRGMALNLESDNVGVVIFGTDRDIKEGDTVKRTGSIVDVPIGRGLLGRVVDALGNPIDGKGPIEYETRARVDVKAPGIIPRKSVHEPMSTGLKAIDAMIPIGRGQRELVIGDRQTGKTAIILDTFLNQKSLHEGGDEKQKLYCVYVAIGQKRSTVAQFVKKLEDAGALKYSIVVAATASDPAPMQYIAPFAGCAMGEYFRDNGMHALIAYDDLTKQAVAYRQMSLLLRRPPGREAFPGDVFYLHSRLLERAAKLNEDNGSGSLTALPVIETQANDVSAYIPTNVISITDGQIFLETSLFYQGIRPAVNVGLSVSRVGSSAQIKAMKQVAGTIKGELAQYREMAAFAQFGSDLDASTQRLLNRGARLTELLKQPQFSPLKTQEEVAVIFAGVSGFLDPLALSKVRPFEEGLLRFLREKHTDILDRIWAEKQLSDELRGKLHEAISTFAKTFV
- a CDS encoding F0F1 ATP synthase subunit delta; translated protein: MSDAETMVFGVAERYATALFELASETGELEIVEADIARFETMRHESADLRRLMKSQVFSTEEQLRAISAIVEAAGIGVTLSNFIKLVATNNRLSVMSHMFRGFRQMLADRRGEVTAGIVSAIPLSDGQLADIKGALADISGKSVHVELDVDPSLIGGLVVKLGSRMIDTSLKTKLDALKIALKEVG